The following proteins are encoded in a genomic region of Lytechinus variegatus isolate NC3 chromosome 7, Lvar_3.0, whole genome shotgun sequence:
- the LOC121419249 gene encoding malate dehydrogenase, cytoplasmic-like encodes MAAPLRVLVTGAAGQIAYSLLYSIGKGDVFGPEQTLELVLLDIPQMMTVLGGVVMELQDCSLPLVQKITETCDVKEAFTDVDYAVLVGAMPRREGMERSDLLKANVKIFESQGKAIDQFAKKTVKVLVVGNPANTNCLVCMKCAPSIPQENFSCMTRLDQNRAQAQIANRLSVACNAVKKVTIWGNHSSTQFPDAAHAVVDIDGQQLKAPEAVKDDDWLNGEFIKTVQVRGASIIKARKLSSAMSAAKAICDHLKDWHFGTSEGSWVSMGVYSDNNQYGIPQGLMYSMPVDIGKDGRWTVVQGLSISDFAREKMDLTAKELLDEKEVAFKFIQQ; translated from the exons ATG GCTGCTCCACTTCGTGTGCTTGTAACCGGTGCTGCTGGACAGATTGCATATTCCCTTCTCTATTCCATTGGCAAGGGAGATGTCTTTGGACCAGAGCAG ACTTTGGAACTTGTCCTGTTGGATATCCCACAAATGATGACAGTTTTAGGTGGGGTCGTCATGGAACTCCAAGATTGTTCTCTACCTCTTGTCCAGA AGATTACTGAAACTTGTGATGTGAAGGAGGCATTTACTGATGTTGATTATGCTGTCCTCGTGGGAGCCATGCCCCGTAGGGAGGGTATGGAACGATCTGATCTTCTCAAGGCCAATGTCAAGATATTTGAATCCCAGGGAAAAGCTATCGATCAGTTTGCTAAGAAAACAGTCaag GTACTGGTTGTTGGAAACCCAGCAAACACCAATTGTTTGGTCTGCATGAAATGTGCTCCTTCTATACCTCAAGAAAATTTTTCTTGTATGACAAGACTGGATCAAAACAGGGCCCAGGCTCAG ATTGCCAATCGTTTGAGTGTTGCTTGCAATGCTGTTAAGAAAGTTACCATCTGGGGTAACCACTCCAGTACTCAATTCCCTGATGCTGCTCATGCTGTTGTAGACATTGATGGCCAGCAGCTGAAAGCTCCTGAAGCTGTCAAGGATGATGATTGGCTCAATGGAGAATTCATCAAG ACTGTTCAAGTCCGTGGAGCTAGCATTATCAAGGCAAGGAAGCTATCCAGTGCTATGTCAGCTGCCAAGGCTATCTGTGATCACTTGAAGGACTGGCATTTTGGCACTTCCGAG GGTTCTTGGGTATCCATGGGAGTATACAGTGATAATAATCAGTACGGCATTCCACAGGGCCTCATGTACAGTATGCCAGTGGACATTGGTAAAGATGGAAGGTGGACTGTTGTCCAGGGTCTTAGCATCTCTGACTTTGCTCGAGAGAAGATGGACCTGACTGCCAAAGAGCTTCTTGATGAGAAGGAAGTTGCTTTCAAATTCATCCAACAATGA
- the LOC121419250 gene encoding SUMO-activating enzyme subunit 1-like produces the protein MSDLGLQITEEEAELYDRQIRLWGLDAQKRLRASNLLLVGLGGLGAEVCKNIVLAGIKAITLMDSECVTRDDSSSQFLAAREDIGKNRATASVQRAQNLNPNVVVTSDEGNVCDKPEDFFKQFDIVCVTCCSVQTMMHVNQICHEAGIKFFAGDIYGFYGFSFTDLNEHSYVEEKPKKVKGSSATDSESKKLKADPTETVFVKKTKTFHRLKECFDKDWSTLTEKQLKRSPYVFFILRVLFKFHDEFGRKPKAESLENDGTELERLHNEVFTELGLKTDLIDSNYTQYCTGELGPTCAIVGGIMGQEIIKAASGRDAPLDNFFLYDGVDSLGMVDCIIRS, from the exons ATGTCTGATCTGGGCCTACAGATAACTGAAGAGGAGGCTGAGTTGTATGATAGGCAGATTCGCCTGTGGGGCCTCGACGCCCAAAAGAG GTTGAGAGCTAGTAATCTTCTCTTGGTAGGCCTTGGTGGTCTAGGTGCTGAGGTCTGCAAAAACATTGTATTGGCTGGAATAAAGGCTATCACTTTGATGGACTCAGAATGTGTGACAAGGGATGATTCTAGTTCCCAATTCTTGGCTGCTAGGGAAGACATCGGCAAAAAT AGAGCTACAGCTTCAGTACAGCGAGCACAGAACCTGAATCCCAATGTGGTTGTCACCTCTGATGAAGGGAATGTATGTGACAAACCTGAAGACTTCTTCAAGCAATTTGACATTGTATGTGTGACCTGCTGTAGTGTCCAAACCATGATGCATGTTAATCAAATATGTCATGAGGCTGGTATCAAGTTCTTTGCTGGAGATATTTATGGTTTCTATGGCTTCTCATTTACAGACCTCAATGAACACAGTTATGTTGA agaAAAACCCAAGAAAGTAAAAGGAAGCAGTGCAACAGACAGTGAATCTAAGAAATTGAAGGCTGATCCAACAGAGACTGTATTcgttaagaaaacaaaaacctTTCATCGACTGAAGGAATGTTTTGATAAAGATTGGTCAACTTTAACAGAAAAACAACTCAAGAGGTCTCCATATGTATTCTTCATTCTAAGAG TGCTTTTCAAATTCCATGATGAGTTTGGTCGGAAGCCCAAGGCAGAGAGCTTAGAGAACGACGGAACAGAACTTGAAAGACTACATAATGAAGTTTTTACTGAGCTGGGACTAAAGACTGATCTAATTGACAGCAATTATACACA ATACTGTACAGGAGAACTAGGACCAACATGTGCTATTGTCGGTGGAATCATGGGACAGGAAATAATCAAG GCTGCGTCTGGTCGAGATGCCCCACTGGACAACTTCTTTCTGTATGATGGAGTAGACAGCCTTGGAATGGTGGACTGTATTATAAGAtcatga